The Cytobacillus sp. NJ13 sequence CCGGCATTAGCGGCCTGGCAGTGAACATTACTGCCGGGTTTTTTTGCTTTGGCAAAGTAAAATCAATCAAACATTTGATTGAACCAGGGAAAACCCTCGCAAACACTGCATTCTCGGATGAGGAAAATACTAAATAATTTCATAATTTAGTATTTTAACTTGAAATTATAGCGCTTACATAGTATATTTGAATACGTATTCAAAAAGTAGAAATTTCAGAAAGTTGGTGAGCAATTGGAGAGAATAGCTGTACTTGGGTGCGGCACGATGGGCCATTCTATTGCGCTTAATGCGGCCTGGGCCGGATTAAATGTAAAGATGCAGGGCATCAGTGAAGCCGACCTGGAACAGGGCTGGACCAATATGCTGAAAAAGCTTGAGGTTATGCTCGATAACGGTATTTTATCCGATTCGGAGGCTGCCCAAATTCAGGAAAATATTAAAATGACCGTATCTGTTGAAGAAGCGGTCACGGATGCTACTTTTGTAATTGAAGCTGTACCGGAAAACATTCAATTAAAGATTGACTTATTTAAGCGTCTTGACGCTCTTTGTGCTCCCGATGTCATTCTGGCCAGCAATACTTCCGGCCTCAGTCCAACGGAGATTGCTTCTGAGACAGCATATCCGGAACGGACAGTGGTGACACACTTCTGGAATCCGGCTCATCTGATTCCTCTCGTAGAGGTCGTACGGGGTGAGAGAACTGGCGATGAGGCAGTAGAAAGGTCGTTTCAGCTTTTAAGGCAAATGAAGAAAAAGCCGATTGAAGTGAAAAAAGAGATTCCCGGTTTTGTCGGAAATCGCCTTCAATATGCCCTCTTCCGCGAAGCCCAGTATCTTCTGGAGGAAGGCATCGCGAGCAAAGAAGATATTGATGATGCAGTTACTTACGGCATTGGGCGCAGGCTGCCGGTTTCAGGCCCATTGATGACAGCCGATATGGGCGGACTGGATGTCTTCTCGGCCATCTCTGACTATCTGTTCCAGCATTTATCCAGTGCTGAGGGCTCCCTGCCGATTTTAAAGAAGCTTGTAGAGGAACAGAAGCTCGGCGATAAATCGGGTGAAGGCTACTACAAGTGGGATGAAGCTTTTTCCAAACAGTACAACCAGAAGAGGGAAGCTGAGCTGATTCGCTTTTTAAAGAAGGATTTAGCAATCCAATAAAGCTGATGGAGGAATGGCATGAAGAACTTTCCTGACCTGGAGAATAAATCGGTGATCGTGACGGGCGGAAGCAAAGGGATCGGAAGGGATATCGCCCTTTCCTTTGCAGAGAACGGAGCGAAGGTTGTGATCGTGGGGAGAAATGAAGAGGCTCTGCAGCAAACAACCGAAGAACTGAGAAAAATGAATCCTAACAGTTTTTATGTTTCCGCTGATTTAAATAAAGTTTCAGAGATTCATAGAATGACAGAAGCGGCCGTTGATTATATGGGCTCTTTTGATGTACTGATCAATAACGCGGGAATTAACCGGGCCAAGCCTGCTATGGAAGTGACAGAAGAGGATTGGGACCTGACGCTTGACACCAATTTGAAGGCAGCCTTCTTCTGCAGCCAGAAAGCAGCCGAATATATGATCCCGAATCAATCCGGCAAGATTGTCAATATTGCTTCCCAAATGGCCTTTGTCGGCTATTTCAAACGGGCGGCATATTGTGCCAGCAAGGGCGGCATGGTGCAGCTGACGAAAGCGCTTGCGGTGGAGTGGGCCTCCCATGGGATTAATGTGAACGCAGTCGCTCCGACCTTTATTGAAACGGAGCTGACTTCAAAAATGTTCGAAGACAAGGAATTTGAAAAGGAAGTCTACAGCAGGATTCCGCTTGGAAAGCTTGCGGATGCCGAGGATGTTTCCGCTGCCACCCTATTCCTTTCTTCCAATCTATCAAAGTTTATTACAGGCGATACGATAAAAGTAGATGGCGGATGGACAGCCATTTAATTTTTACCGAATTTTGCATACGTATTCAAAAATAAAAACATGGAGTGATATTAAATGGCAACTTTCTTAAAACAGGGCAAAAATGATCAAGAGGTACAGGAAGCAGATGTAAAAGTAAGGGAAGCGGTAAGTGCAGTTCTTAAAAATATCGAAGAAAACGGAGATGCGGAGGTCCGGAAGCTTTCTGAGCAGTTTGATAAGTGGTCACCGGAACAATTCAGATTAAGTGATGAGCAAATTCAGGAGATTGTGGCATCTGTACCTGAACAAACGATTAATGACATCAAATTTGCTCAGGAGCAAATCCGCAATTTCGCAGAGCATCAGAAAGCAGCATTACAGGATATTGAAGTGGAAACATTGCCTGGCGTTTTCCTTGGCCATAAAAACATTCCGGTAAACAGCGTAGGATGCTATATTCCCGGCGGACGCTACCCGATGGTTGCTTCCTCCCACATGAGTGTTTTGACGGCGAAAGTGGCAGGCGTTAAGCGTGTGATTGCATGCACACCTCCGATTAAAGGGGAAATTCCTTCCGCAACCGTAGCCGCAATGCATCTTGCAGGCGCTGACGAGATTTACCTTCTTGGCGGAATCCAGGCTATGGGTGCAATGGCAATCGGAACAGAAACCATCGAGCCGGTTGATATGCTCGTTGGACCAGGAAATGCGTTTGTGGCGGAAGC is a genomic window containing:
- a CDS encoding SDR family NAD(P)-dependent oxidoreductase: MKNFPDLENKSVIVTGGSKGIGRDIALSFAENGAKVVIVGRNEEALQQTTEELRKMNPNSFYVSADLNKVSEIHRMTEAAVDYMGSFDVLINNAGINRAKPAMEVTEEDWDLTLDTNLKAAFFCSQKAAEYMIPNQSGKIVNIASQMAFVGYFKRAAYCASKGGMVQLTKALAVEWASHGINVNAVAPTFIETELTSKMFEDKEFEKEVYSRIPLGKLADAEDVSAATLFLSSNLSKFITGDTIKVDGGWTAI
- a CDS encoding 3-hydroxyacyl-CoA dehydrogenase family protein; this translates as MERIAVLGCGTMGHSIALNAAWAGLNVKMQGISEADLEQGWTNMLKKLEVMLDNGILSDSEAAQIQENIKMTVSVEEAVTDATFVIEAVPENIQLKIDLFKRLDALCAPDVILASNTSGLSPTEIASETAYPERTVVTHFWNPAHLIPLVEVVRGERTGDEAVERSFQLLRQMKKKPIEVKKEIPGFVGNRLQYALFREAQYLLEEGIASKEDIDDAVTYGIGRRLPVSGPLMTADMGGLDVFSAISDYLFQHLSSAEGSLPILKKLVEEQKLGDKSGEGYYKWDEAFSKQYNQKREAELIRFLKKDLAIQ